A genomic region of Brevibacillus sp. JNUCC-41 contains the following coding sequences:
- a CDS encoding YwqI/YxiC family protein yields MTTIKLNHPAVTKQVDQVKTALGTVTLGNLPAGELGSNKLEFTSKWIDRETNLEKVFEQYIKIVQKNVEDTRANIDLLKEQDEAIAHVSSHGYPTR; encoded by the coding sequence ATGACGACAATCAAACTGAATCATCCTGCCGTAACGAAGCAAGTCGATCAGGTGAAGACGGCACTTGGTACAGTCACGCTTGGAAATTTGCCGGCCGGCGAGCTTGGCAGCAATAAATTGGAATTCACCTCGAAATGGATCGACCGGGAAACGAACCTGGAAAAGGTCTTCGAGCAATATATTAAAATCGTCCAGAAAAATGTGGAAGATACCCGTGCAAACATTGACTTATTAAAAGAACAGGATGAAGCCATCGCCCATGTGTCTTCACATGGGTATCCTACGCGATGA
- a CDS encoding YwqH-like family protein, translated as MYANSLSEIHSALSSKMSDVNEKINRLEQAKRQIKDEQNASLGEIAKIKNPDLGKSWTGNRAEDFQDARSDAYKAMTTIIHDDYDDYQEKIDGKIMMLNIEKKALSAAGTIAHEADVLLGKGEAVIDKLESKISYLKGWLF; from the coding sequence AATTCACTCTGCCCTCTCCAGTAAAATGTCCGATGTGAATGAAAAAATCAATCGTTTGGAGCAGGCAAAAAGACAAATCAAAGACGAACAGAATGCTTCTCTGGGGGAAATTGCTAAAATTAAAAATCCGGACTTGGGTAAAAGCTGGACGGGAAACCGTGCAGAAGACTTTCAAGATGCCCGCAGTGATGCATACAAGGCAATGACAACGATCATTCATGATGATTATGACGACTATCAAGAGAAAATCGACGGTAAAATCATGATGCTTAATATAGAAAAAAAGGCTCTGAGTGCTGCAGGCACCATAGCCCATGAAGCCGATGTACTTTTAGGTAAAGGGGAAGCCGTCATAGATAAATTGGAAAGTAAAATATCATATTTAAAAGGGTGGTTGTTTTAA